One window of Botrimarina mediterranea genomic DNA carries:
- the rpsF gene encoding 30S ribosomal protein S6 has translation MAQNVYEGLFIFDANKFARDHDALPKAVEEMITSEGGEVVVSRLWEERRLAYPIKGQRKGAYWLIYFRTEGDKITGLNRACELKSGVLRHMVLKIHPRLVEPILEHAASAPVHGPAGEGEAAPVAEFAGSGDGD, from the coding sequence TTGGCACAGAACGTTTACGAAGGCCTGTTCATCTTCGACGCGAACAAGTTCGCTCGGGATCACGACGCGTTGCCCAAGGCGGTAGAAGAGATGATCACCTCCGAAGGGGGCGAGGTCGTCGTCAGCCGCCTCTGGGAGGAGCGCCGCCTCGCTTACCCGATCAAGGGTCAGCGCAAGGGCGCCTATTGGCTGATCTACTTCCGCACCGAGGGAGACAAGATCACCGGTCTCAACCGCGCCTGCGAGCTCAAGAGCGGCGTCTTGCGGCACATGGTGCTGAAGATTCATCCGCGTCTGGTCGAGCCGATCCTCGAGCACGCCGCCTCGGCGCCGGTCCACGGACCCGCGGGCGAGGGCGAAGCCGCCCCGGTCGCCGAGTTCGCCGGTTCGGGCGACGGGGATTGA
- a CDS encoding BamA/TamA family outer membrane protein, whose protein sequence is MVRSRVFAIVALLVAVAPAAAQGIGDPFNDASPAARQPMPGDNGRRATSGLSEFATDELVADIQVRGNQTVPASRILNQMQTRVGRPFDPRALAGDIKKLASLPYFVTVRPLHKSTETGRVIILEVVERRTLRYVEYLGNESIKEKKLAEATGLTVGGAVDPYAVEEGKQKIASLYRENGFNRVHVEVVEGADSKDQGVTYSINEGPQERIWTVVFEGNEFASDGQLKTKIASKPGIAWPMGSKLKRDALESDVDKLTDYYRSFGFFRAKVGRTVELGEGGEWATVHFAISEGPRYSIRNVTINGVELFDTSSIRSGLKLTDGSPFERGVQQQDVQWLRDLYGSRGYIYADIRAEMLFLEEPGKIDLVYNVEEGEQWRVGRILVNIRGEDSHTRLPVAINRVGLRPGDILDTRKLRDAERRLGAAGVFNRNPQMGSVPTITPEVSPETRERLAAEEKAEEADRQGVFRGQNPASPSATPWTSYMPPTPSVYQIVKPAPTSESYAVAKEPAPRQSIAIEAEVYRGQGPAAGYPATTGATSVYQMQQSVANTPEEALSRSGTPYADQGQPAGNVFGASTAPDAHYNPYPNYGGTTVGATDPSAAPIAPTQYAEGYPAPPTAYPATTNTLPPPQGYPAQPPAPGYPATTTPSSTGYPAETIAPPTYGQPAPPTYNSVGADAYQAGSPVNTQLFPLGTNLTTPVPPPNDPFADLVINLEETQTGRFMVGVAVNSDAGVVGQISLDEQNFDWRAVPRSMQDVYDGNAFRGGGQHFRLEAAPGTQVQRYLASWQEPYFLDTPISLNLSGSYYERRYDDWDEERLGGRIGWGYQWVDRDLSGMVTYRGENVKIFNPSDPTLPDYAEVLGDNSLHGFGLRLVNDKRDNPFLATEGYYLSASVEQVIGSFSYPRAELDARTYYLLKERPDHTGRHVLTFQSRLGITGSDTPVYDRFYAGGFSTMRGYDFRGASPVINGFEVGGDWMFLNTAEYMFPLSADDMIHGVAFVDHGTVTPSASLDDYRVAPGVGLRILVPAMGPAPIALDFAWPVAGPDFDDKRVFTFNIGFQR, encoded by the coding sequence TTGGTTAGGTCTCGGGTTTTCGCGATCGTCGCGCTACTGGTCGCGGTTGCGCCGGCCGCCGCACAAGGCATCGGCGATCCGTTCAACGATGCATCGCCGGCAGCGCGGCAACCGATGCCGGGCGACAATGGTCGCAGAGCGACAAGCGGTCTCAGCGAGTTCGCCACCGACGAATTGGTCGCCGACATCCAGGTCCGCGGCAACCAAACGGTCCCGGCGTCGCGGATCCTCAATCAGATGCAAACCCGTGTGGGTCGGCCCTTCGACCCCCGCGCTCTCGCAGGCGACATCAAAAAGCTGGCCTCACTTCCGTACTTCGTCACCGTCCGCCCATTGCACAAGTCGACCGAAACGGGTCGCGTGATCATCCTCGAGGTGGTCGAGCGGCGGACACTCCGCTACGTCGAGTACCTCGGCAATGAATCGATCAAAGAGAAGAAGCTCGCCGAGGCGACAGGACTGACGGTTGGCGGCGCGGTCGATCCCTACGCTGTCGAAGAGGGGAAGCAGAAGATCGCCTCGCTCTACCGTGAGAACGGCTTCAATCGTGTCCACGTCGAAGTCGTCGAGGGCGCCGACTCGAAAGACCAGGGCGTCACCTACAGTATCAACGAGGGCCCGCAGGAACGGATCTGGACCGTCGTCTTCGAGGGAAACGAATTCGCCTCCGACGGGCAACTCAAGACGAAGATCGCTTCAAAGCCCGGCATCGCTTGGCCGATGGGGAGCAAACTGAAACGCGATGCGCTTGAATCAGACGTTGACAAGCTCACCGACTATTACCGTTCGTTCGGCTTCTTCCGTGCGAAGGTCGGACGGACCGTCGAGTTGGGCGAGGGCGGTGAGTGGGCGACCGTTCATTTTGCGATCAGCGAGGGTCCGCGGTACTCGATCCGCAACGTGACGATTAACGGCGTCGAGTTGTTTGACACGTCATCGATCCGCTCGGGGCTGAAACTCACTGACGGCAGCCCCTTTGAGCGTGGCGTTCAGCAACAAGACGTGCAATGGCTACGCGACCTCTATGGAAGCCGCGGATACATCTACGCCGACATCCGGGCCGAGATGCTTTTTCTGGAAGAGCCGGGCAAGATCGACCTGGTCTATAACGTCGAAGAAGGCGAGCAGTGGCGCGTGGGCCGCATCCTGGTGAACATCCGGGGCGAGGACTCCCACACCCGACTGCCCGTAGCAATCAATCGTGTGGGCTTGCGACCGGGTGACATACTCGACACTCGCAAGCTACGTGACGCCGAGCGGCGCCTGGGAGCGGCGGGCGTGTTCAACCGCAACCCGCAGATGGGGTCGGTGCCAACCATCACGCCGGAGGTTTCTCCCGAGACCAGAGAACGGCTCGCTGCCGAAGAAAAGGCGGAGGAGGCCGATCGCCAAGGGGTGTTCCGCGGTCAAAACCCGGCGAGCCCTAGCGCCACGCCTTGGACCTCCTACATGCCGCCAACGCCATCGGTTTATCAAATCGTCAAGCCGGCGCCGACGAGCGAAAGTTACGCTGTCGCCAAAGAGCCGGCGCCGAGGCAATCGATTGCGATCGAGGCCGAGGTCTACCGCGGCCAAGGACCCGCTGCGGGCTACCCGGCCACGACGGGAGCGACTTCGGTCTACCAGATGCAGCAATCGGTAGCCAATACACCCGAAGAGGCCTTATCGCGCAGCGGCACGCCCTATGCCGATCAGGGCCAACCAGCGGGCAATGTCTTCGGCGCCTCGACGGCGCCCGACGCGCACTACAACCCTTACCCGAACTACGGCGGCACAACCGTCGGCGCGACGGACCCCAGCGCGGCGCCCATAGCGCCAACGCAGTATGCCGAGGGATACCCAGCGCCGCCGACGGCGTATCCTGCAACAACCAACACGCTGCCGCCCCCTCAGGGGTATCCCGCCCAGCCGCCAGCGCCGGGCTACCCCGCGACAACGACTCCGTCTTCAACAGGCTATCCTGCCGAGACGATTGCGCCGCCCACCTACGGACAACCCGCGCCGCCCACCTACAACTCGGTCGGCGCCGACGCTTATCAAGCGGGATCGCCCGTCAACACGCAGCTCTTTCCGCTGGGGACCAATCTAACGACACCGGTGCCGCCGCCGAACGATCCGTTCGCCGACCTGGTGATCAACCTTGAAGAGACGCAAACAGGCCGGTTCATGGTCGGCGTTGCGGTGAACTCCGACGCGGGTGTCGTCGGTCAGATTTCACTCGACGAGCAGAACTTCGACTGGCGCGCCGTGCCAAGGAGCATGCAAGATGTCTACGACGGCAACGCCTTCCGCGGCGGAGGTCAGCACTTCCGACTCGAAGCGGCGCCGGGCACCCAGGTGCAGCGATATCTCGCCAGCTGGCAAGAGCCCTACTTCCTCGACACACCGATCAGCCTCAACCTGAGCGGCTCGTACTACGAACGCCGCTACGACGACTGGGACGAAGAACGCCTCGGCGGACGCATTGGCTGGGGTTATCAGTGGGTCGATCGCGACCTGTCGGGGATGGTCACGTACCGCGGCGAGAACGTGAAGATCTTCAACCCGTCCGATCCAACGCTCCCCGACTACGCCGAGGTGCTCGGCGACAACTCGCTGCATGGCTTCGGCTTGCGGTTGGTGAACGACAAGCGAGACAATCCGTTCCTCGCGACGGAAGGCTACTACCTCTCGGCGAGCGTCGAACAGGTGATCGGATCGTTCAGCTACCCGCGCGCCGAACTCGACGCCCGTACCTACTACCTGCTTAAAGAGCGCCCCGACCACACCGGCCGCCACGTGCTGACTTTCCAGTCTCGGCTGGGCATCACGGGATCGGACACGCCTGTGTACGACCGGTTCTATGCGGGTGGCTTCTCAACAATGCGCGGCTACGATTTCCGCGGCGCGTCACCGGTTATCAATGGCTTCGAGGTGGGCGGCGACTGGATGTTCCTCAACACGGCCGAATACATGTTCCCGCTTTCGGCGGACGACATGATCCACGGCGTGGCGTTTGTGGATCACGGCACGGTTACTCCTTCCGCTTCGCTCGACGACTACCGTGTAGCGCCGGGCGTGGGGCTACGGATCTTGGTGCCTGCGATGGGTCCGGCGCCAATCGCGTTGGACTTTGCTTGGCCGGTAGCGGGGCCGGACTTCGACGACAAACGTGTATTCACGTTTAATATCGGATTCCAGCGCTGA
- the ssb gene encoding single-stranded DNA-binding protein: protein MASYNRVVLVGNLTRDIELRYIPSGTAVAEIGLAVNDRVKRGDQWVDETTFVDVTLWGRTAEVANQYLNKGSSILIEGRLKLDTWEKDGQKRSKLRVVAEKMQMLGGRGEGGGGGGGSRSTGSRAPARQQDSYDSGDDGGYGGGGYDNYSSAPAAPPEDDIPF, encoded by the coding sequence ATGGCCAGCTACAACCGAGTCGTCCTTGTCGGCAACCTGACGCGCGACATCGAACTACGGTACATCCCCAGCGGGACCGCTGTGGCCGAGATCGGCCTGGCGGTCAACGATCGCGTCAAGCGGGGTGACCAGTGGGTCGATGAAACAACTTTCGTCGATGTGACCCTGTGGGGCCGCACCGCCGAGGTCGCGAATCAGTATCTCAATAAAGGCTCCAGTATCCTGATCGAGGGTCGGCTGAAGCTCGACACCTGGGAGAAGGACGGCCAGAAGCGGTCGAAGCTACGGGTCGTGGCCGAGAAGATGCAGATGCTCGGCGGACGCGGCGAGGGTGGCGGCGGTGGAGGCGGCTCGCGCAGTACCGGCTCGAGGGCCCCCGCTCGCCAGCAAGATAGTTATGACAGCGGCGATGACGGCGGCTACGGCGGCGGCGGGTACGACAACTACTCGTCGGCGCCCGCAGCCCCGCCCGAAGACGATATTCCATTTTGA
- the rplI gene encoding 50S ribosomal protein L9 yields the protein MATTKQKKLKRTPTRAKRLPLGPSGGVQLLLIQSVEHLGKQGEVVEVKSGYALNYLIPEGLATIANDHHKRMVDKHKAKLAEIERERQAELRKQAAEITKQSVTIEAKATEEGHLYGSVGAVEIIAALKKQGITMAAEQIKLEGVLKELGLYTVKIRFSSEVEGELKVWVVPAVGD from the coding sequence ATGGCCACTACCAAGCAGAAGAAACTCAAGCGCACCCCGACCCGCGCCAAGCGCCTGCCGCTCGGCCCTAGCGGCGGCGTGCAGCTGCTCTTGATCCAATCGGTCGAGCACCTCGGCAAGCAAGGCGAAGTCGTCGAGGTCAAGTCGGGCTACGCCCTGAACTACCTCATCCCTGAGGGGCTCGCCACGATCGCCAACGACCACCACAAGCGGATGGTCGATAAGCACAAGGCGAAGCTCGCCGAGATCGAGCGTGAACGGCAGGCCGAACTACGTAAGCAGGCCGCCGAGATCACCAAGCAGAGCGTCACGATCGAGGCCAAGGCCACCGAAGAGGGTCACCTCTACGGAAGCGTCGGCGCGGTGGAGATCATCGCCGCCCTGAAGAAGCAGGGCATCACGATGGCCGCCGAGCAGATCAAGCTCGAGGGCGTGCTCAAGGAGCTGGGCCTCTACACCGTCAAGATCCGCTTCTCCAGCGAGGTCGAGGGCGAGCTCAAGGTCTGGGTCGTCCCCGCCGTTGGCGATTGA
- a CDS encoding 50S ribosomal protein L25, giving the protein MSDTLTAAKREKIGSRASMRLRAEGLIPAVLYGHKEAPVSLSLQFTELRKSLAHKAKVVNLSGDASGQAIIQALQWDTFHRDLLHVDLLRVDAGERVHVTVPIETKGEAAGLNEGGVVTVVFDHVEIEAAPASIPEVLHLDVTKLHMGGSLSASDITDLPEGAKLLTEADTVLVHCVPPAGASKEDEAAAAAAAPEVIQKGGEQEGADE; this is encoded by the coding sequence ATGTCGGATACGCTCACCGCCGCCAAGCGGGAGAAGATTGGCTCGCGCGCCAGCATGCGTCTGCGGGCCGAGGGGCTCATCCCCGCCGTCCTGTACGGCCACAAGGAAGCCCCGGTCAGCCTGTCGCTGCAATTCACCGAGCTTCGCAAGTCGCTCGCCCACAAGGCGAAGGTCGTCAACCTGAGCGGCGACGCCTCGGGTCAGGCGATCATCCAGGCTCTGCAATGGGATACGTTTCACCGTGACCTGCTGCACGTTGACCTGCTGCGGGTCGATGCCGGTGAGCGCGTCCACGTGACCGTGCCGATCGAGACCAAGGGCGAGGCCGCTGGCCTGAATGAGGGTGGCGTTGTCACGGTCGTCTTCGACCACGTCGAGATCGAGGCCGCCCCGGCGAGCATCCCGGAGGTGCTGCACTTGGACGTCACCAAACTGCACATGGGTGGCAGCCTCTCGGCAAGCGACATCACCGACCTCCCCGAGGGCGCCAAGCTGCTGACCGAAGCCGACACGGTGCTGGTCCACTGCGTGCCGCCGGCGGGCGCGTCGAAGGAAGACGAGGCGGCGGCGGCCGCTGCCGCTCCGGAAGTGATCCAGAAGGGCGGCGAGCAGGAAGGCGCCGACGAATAA
- a CDS encoding sugar phosphate nucleotidyltransferase, which yields MAIVLAAGKGTRMESELPKVLVPVAGRPMVRYVVDALREAGVQKIVVVVGYKAELVQQELAGEPGVDFALQTEQLGTGHAVMMCRDYLMGRTGPVIIVTGDSPMLQVSSVRSLLDEFATTQPACLLGTAHRDDPTGLGRIVRDSDGKFVGIVEHKDCTPEQLKVTEVNMSTYVFNAPDLSASLDRLTTNNAQGEYYVTDCPGILLGAGKDVRALAALQPCEALSVNTLADLAVVEAEMKKMNKD from the coding sequence ATGGCCATCGTTCTGGCGGCCGGCAAGGGGACGCGGATGGAGTCCGAGCTGCCCAAGGTGCTGGTGCCCGTCGCCGGGCGGCCGATGGTCCGCTATGTCGTGGACGCCCTCCGCGAAGCGGGCGTGCAGAAGATCGTTGTGGTCGTTGGCTACAAGGCCGAGCTGGTGCAGCAGGAGCTCGCCGGCGAACCGGGGGTTGATTTCGCCCTCCAGACCGAGCAGCTCGGCACGGGGCACGCCGTGATGATGTGCCGCGATTACCTGATGGGCCGCACGGGTCCGGTGATTATCGTGACGGGTGACTCGCCGATGCTCCAGGTTTCGAGCGTGCGGTCTCTGCTGGACGAATTCGCCACGACGCAGCCGGCCTGCCTGCTCGGCACCGCCCACCGCGACGACCCGACCGGATTAGGCCGCATCGTCCGCGACAGCGATGGCAAGTTCGTGGGGATCGTCGAACACAAGGATTGCACGCCCGAGCAATTGAAGGTCACCGAGGTGAACATGAGCACGTACGTGTTCAACGCCCCGGACCTGAGCGCGTCGCTCGACCGACTCACGACCAACAACGCCCAGGGCGAGTACTACGTCACCGACTGCCCGGGCATTCTGCTCGGCGCTGGCAAGGACGTGCGGGCTTTGGCGGCGCTGCAGCCGTGCGAGGCGCTGAGCGTGAACACGCTGGCGGACTTGGCGGTGGTGGAAGCGGAAATGAAGAAGATGAACAAGGATTGA
- a CDS encoding ribose-phosphate diphosphokinase, translating to MHDLKLFSGGANPRLSQSIADYLGVPLGRISLGRFPDGEISCKIDEDVRGRDVFLIQPTCPPVNDNLVELLVMIDSCLRASAERITAVIPYFGYARQDRKDEGRVPITAKLVANCIVRAGANRVLTMDLHAAQIQGFFDVPVDHLYAAPVLTDYFRNTLPADEDIVVVSPDEGSIKRALGHAKRLGADRSGGAPVAIIDKRRTGPTTTVQANILGGPIEGRTALMFDDMISTAGSISGAAKVLHDHGVKAIHVGATHAVLCGPAMERLREANLASLVCTNSIPLTEAQRLPQTHVLDVGPTLGEAIKRIHRNESVSKLFR from the coding sequence ATGCACGACCTCAAGCTCTTCAGCGGCGGCGCCAATCCTCGGCTCAGCCAATCCATCGCCGACTACCTCGGCGTGCCGCTGGGGCGGATTTCGCTGGGGCGTTTCCCGGACGGCGAGATCAGCTGCAAGATCGACGAGGACGTCCGCGGCCGCGACGTCTTCTTGATCCAGCCGACCTGCCCGCCGGTCAACGACAACCTCGTCGAACTGCTGGTGATGATCGACAGCTGTCTGCGGGCCAGCGCCGAACGGATCACGGCGGTCATCCCCTACTTCGGCTACGCCCGACAGGACCGCAAGGACGAAGGCCGGGTGCCGATCACGGCGAAGCTCGTCGCCAACTGCATCGTCCGCGCGGGCGCCAACCGGGTGCTGACGATGGACCTGCACGCCGCGCAGATCCAGGGCTTCTTCGATGTGCCGGTGGACCACCTTTACGCGGCGCCCGTGCTGACGGACTACTTCCGCAACACCCTGCCGGCCGACGAGGACATCGTCGTGGTGAGCCCCGACGAGGGGAGCATCAAGCGCGCCCTGGGGCACGCCAAACGCCTCGGCGCCGACCGCTCGGGCGGGGCTCCGGTGGCGATCATCGACAAGCGCCGCACCGGGCCGACGACGACCGTCCAGGCCAACATCCTCGGCGGGCCGATCGAGGGCCGCACGGCCCTGATGTTCGACGATATGATCAGCACGGCCGGCTCGATCAGCGGCGCCGCCAAAGTGCTGCACGATCATGGCGTCAAGGCGATCCACGTCGGCGCGACGCACGCCGTCCTCTGCGGCCCGGCGATGGAGCGGCTACGGGAGGCGAACCTGGCGAGTCTGGTCTGCACCAACTCGATCCCGCTGACCGAAGCCCAGCGACTGCCGCAAACGCACGTGTTGGACGTCGGCCCGACACTGGGCGAGGCGATCAAGCGGATTCACCGCAATGAGTCGGTGAGTAAGTTGTTCCGCTAA
- the dnaB gene encoding replicative DNA helicase, with protein sequence MSIGDSRDRNETSGEGKRFRRDGRDGHAPPPIKAESLLERQLPQSLEAERAVLCSLLLLPEVADDVALILGADDFLDDANRRIYRHMAAMHDEGAAIDVMLLIQRLRDKGEFEAIGGNAYLAELSGAVATAAHAEYYAQIVREKATLRGLIEASTDILRDAYDPTMEPRQLLSRAEERVFGILETKGHGQVTTIRDVLTESIARIDARMKNEHAFGGIETGFDDFDEMTGGLHGSQLVILAARPSMGKTALAMNIVEHVAINCQHPTLFVSLEMAALELGDRLLCSRAHVSGHRVRTGQIKVEESQKLIRTAAEISTAPLYIDDSPSRTMTEISAAARRLKRKEGLGLIVIDYLQLIDPDNSRDPRQEQVAKIARRLKGLARELDVPVLCLAQLNRQTEASRDNKPQLSNLRESGAIEQDADVVMFIHREEYYATNEEDRERLRGEAELIIRKQRAGPVGDVKLTWLHDFTRFTNRAPQQYDEFAGGYGGGDNSFG encoded by the coding sequence ATGTCGATCGGCGATTCGCGCGACCGTAACGAGACCAGCGGCGAGGGGAAACGCTTCCGGCGAGATGGGCGTGACGGACACGCCCCGCCGCCGATTAAGGCCGAGAGCCTCCTCGAACGGCAGCTGCCGCAGAGCCTCGAGGCCGAGCGGGCCGTGCTGTGCAGTTTGCTGTTATTGCCGGAGGTCGCCGACGACGTCGCCCTGATCCTGGGCGCGGATGATTTTCTCGACGACGCCAACCGCCGCATCTACCGCCATATGGCGGCGATGCACGACGAGGGCGCGGCGATCGACGTGATGCTGCTGATCCAGCGGCTGCGCGACAAGGGCGAGTTCGAGGCGATCGGCGGCAACGCGTACCTAGCCGAACTGAGCGGCGCCGTGGCAACGGCGGCTCACGCCGAGTACTACGCGCAGATTGTCCGTGAGAAGGCGACGCTCCGCGGCCTCATCGAGGCTTCGACGGACATCCTCCGCGACGCCTACGACCCGACGATGGAGCCGCGGCAGCTGCTGAGCCGCGCGGAGGAACGCGTCTTCGGCATCCTCGAAACAAAGGGGCACGGGCAGGTCACGACGATCCGCGATGTGCTGACCGAGTCGATCGCACGGATCGACGCGCGGATGAAGAACGAGCACGCCTTCGGCGGCATCGAGACGGGGTTCGATGACTTCGACGAGATGACCGGCGGCCTGCACGGCTCGCAGCTAGTGATCCTCGCGGCGCGTCCTTCCATGGGCAAAACGGCGCTCGCGATGAACATCGTCGAGCACGTCGCGATCAACTGCCAGCACCCGACGCTGTTTGTCAGCCTCGAAATGGCGGCGCTCGAGCTGGGCGACCGACTGCTCTGCTCTCGCGCGCATGTGAGCGGGCACCGCGTACGCACCGGCCAGATCAAGGTCGAGGAGAGTCAGAAGCTGATCCGCACCGCGGCGGAGATCAGCACGGCGCCGCTCTACATCGACGACTCGCCGAGCCGGACGATGACGGAAATCTCAGCGGCGGCGCGGCGGCTGAAGCGGAAAGAAGGGCTCGGGCTGATTGTCATCGACTACTTGCAGCTGATCGACCCCGACAACTCGCGCGACCCACGGCAGGAACAGGTGGCGAAGATCGCCCGGCGGCTCAAGGGCCTGGCGCGTGAGCTCGATGTGCCGGTGCTGTGCCTAGCGCAGCTCAACCGCCAGACCGAGGCCTCCCGGGACAACAAGCCGCAGCTATCGAACCTGCGTGAGTCGGGCGCGATCGAGCAAGACGCGGACGTGGTGATGTTCATCCACCGTGAAGAGTACTACGCGACGAACGAAGAGGACCGCGAACGCCTCCGCGGCGAGGCGGAGCTGATCATCCGCAAGCAACGCGCCGGCCCGGTAGGTGACGTGAAGCTCACGTGGCTGCACGACTTCACCCGGTTCACCAACCGGGCGCCGCAGCAGTACGACGAGTTCGCCGGCGGCTACGGCGGCGGGGACAACTCGTTCGGTTAG
- a CDS encoding PEP-CTERM sorting domain-containing protein (PEP-CTERM proteins occur, often in large numbers, in the proteomes of bacteria that also encode an exosortase, a predicted intramembrane cysteine proteinase. The presence of a PEP-CTERM domain at a protein's C-terminus predicts cleavage within the sorting domain, followed by covalent anchoring to some some component of the (usually Gram-negative) cell surface. Many PEP-CTERM proteins exhibit an unusual sequence composition that includes large numbers of potential glycosylation sites. Expression of one such protein has been shown restore the ability of a bacterium to form floc, a type of biofilm.), which produces MKRLTTALVAALAVPTLAFAQADVQSGFTSVALDTATLSAAAGLDLSSVSPGIGAGTLPGSVAFPINARDAATLPTTFTYTPNDFPTGPFSGSIEHTGSVFFNADAVEVGNFTIGFDAARAVGAASGFYVESTTGVAAILFDTSVVALDSASESQLDLTVDLLVSPEFASFLGDTALTGADVGDARILAAIPEPTSLSLLGVLGGVACLARRIRS; this is translated from the coding sequence ATGAAGCGTCTTACGACCGCTCTGGTGGCCGCCCTGGCTGTTCCAACGCTCGCCTTCGCTCAAGCCGACGTGCAGAGCGGCTTCACCAGCGTCGCCCTCGACACGGCGACGCTCAGCGCTGCCGCCGGCCTCGACCTTTCCAGCGTCTCGCCTGGAATCGGCGCCGGAACGCTGCCGGGCTCGGTGGCTTTCCCAATCAACGCCCGCGACGCCGCGACGCTGCCGACGACCTTCACGTACACGCCCAACGACTTCCCGACGGGTCCCTTCAGCGGATCGATCGAGCACACCGGCTCGGTGTTCTTCAACGCCGACGCCGTTGAGGTTGGTAACTTCACGATCGGCTTCGACGCCGCCCGTGCGGTCGGCGCCGCTAGCGGCTTCTACGTCGAGAGCACAACAGGCGTCGCCGCGATCCTGTTCGACACATCCGTCGTCGCCCTCGACTCGGCGAGCGAATCGCAACTGGACCTAACGGTCGACCTGCTCGTCTCGCCAGAGTTCGCGTCGTTCCTGGGAGACACGGCCCTGACCGGCGCCGACGTCGGCGACGCCCGCATCCTGGCCGCCATCCCCGAACCGACAAGCCTCTCGCTGCTAGGCGTCCTCGGCGGCGTCGCGTGCCTTGCCCGCCGCATTCGCAGCTAA
- the pth gene encoding aminoacyl-tRNA hydrolase, protein MKIVVGLGNPGKQYEATRHNVGFDALRLLADQWSAETPKSKFDSYVAEAMVEGQRTLLVWPQTFMNLSGKAVRQAVGFYKTPLEELLVVCDDFALETGRLRVRAKGSSGGQNGLKDVARQLGTEDYHRLRIGVGPVPSGRSASDFVLGRFAPKERELVDVAIADAAAAVACWAKAGVLEAMNKFNGVGS, encoded by the coding sequence ATGAAGATCGTCGTAGGCCTCGGCAACCCGGGCAAACAGTACGAGGCGACGCGGCACAACGTCGGCTTCGATGCTTTGCGGCTCCTGGCGGATCAGTGGTCTGCCGAGACGCCCAAGTCGAAGTTCGACAGCTACGTCGCCGAGGCGATGGTCGAAGGGCAGCGAACGCTGCTTGTTTGGCCGCAAACCTTTATGAACCTCAGCGGCAAGGCGGTCCGCCAAGCCGTTGGGTTCTACAAGACGCCGTTAGAAGAGCTGCTGGTGGTCTGCGACGACTTCGCCCTGGAGACAGGGCGGTTGCGGGTCCGGGCGAAAGGCTCTTCGGGCGGACAAAACGGGCTGAAGGACGTGGCCCGGCAGCTGGGGACCGAAGACTACCACCGCCTGCGGATTGGGGTCGGCCCGGTCCCCAGCGGACGCAGCGCGTCGGACTTCGTGCTCGGCCGGTTTGCTCCGAAGGAGCGTGAATTGGTCGATGTGGCGATCGCCGACGCGGCCGCCGCGGTCGCCTGCTGGGCGAAAGCGGGCGTCCTCGAAGCGATGAACAAGTTCAACGGCGTCGGGTCGTGA